The Dreissena polymorpha isolate Duluth1 chromosome 10, UMN_Dpol_1.0, whole genome shotgun sequence genome includes a region encoding these proteins:
- the LOC127849164 gene encoding uncharacterized protein LOC127849164: MSLAFYGWKVAKTSTNFFICALSAVDLITCFVLLGEVIELCYVVNFPSVFLCKSLYFLNQWLVVTSGMMLFLVAMDRFRKICRPLKWQFTERTCRLAFGVFVAYGLALSFRNLWTVNVIAARIPDDELNQTVNVSHCTLDFQNYNVAVQFFHFLDLCSFVVIIGGSSVLYGFIVREIIMSRKRVDRFTRRIPNFVPSPSSSKADKVIPNERRNSSDISCSNFVVETEKTSVSIETARTPVYNSQMLDNILLRRGSKRCRPATNLQVKTFEVEKKITFMLIVITVVSLVSFLPHFVVNLALKERIISARDEFTVEVQFLLRMFMMNNAINPYVMAICNRQFRLFIKTSILGCKGTQTLEVN, from the coding sequence ATGTCCTTGGCCTTCTACGGCTGGAAGGTGGCAAAGACTTCGACAAACTTCTTCATTTGCGCCCTGTCCGCCGTCGACCTCATCACGTGTTTCGTCCTTCTAGGCGAGGTAATCGAACTATGCTATGTCGTTAACTTTCCCAGCGTTTTCCTTTGCAAGTCTCTCTACTTTTTGAATCAATGGCTGGTAGTCACGTCAGGCATGATGCTCTTCCTTGTGGCCATGGACCGATTCCGGAAGATATGCCGGCCTCTGAAGTGGCAGTTCACGGAGCGGACGTGTCGGCTGGCATTCGGGGTATTTGTAGCGTACGGTCTCGCGCTTTCGTTTCGGAACTTATGGACAGTGAACGTCATTGCCGCGCGCATTCCGGATGATGAGCTTAATCAGACGGTCAATGTATCGCACTGTACACTTGACTTTCAAAACTACAACGTCGCCGTTCAGTTCTTTCACTTCCTCGACCTTTGTTCATTCGTCGTCATCATCGGTGGTTCCAGTGTGCTGTACGGTTTTATTGTGCGCGAAATCATCATGTCCCGAAAGCGTGTAGATAGATTTACTCGACGGATACCGAACTTTGTTCCGTCGCCATCGTCAAGCAAAGCGGACAAAGTCATTCCAAATGAACGAAGGAATTCGTCTGATATCAGTTGTTCCAATTTCGTTGTTGAGACAGAAAAAACATCGGTCTCGATAGAAACTGCGAGAACCCCAGTGTACAATTCACAGATGCTCGACAACATCCTCCTGCGACGCGGATCCAAACGATGCCGACCAGCGACAAATCTCCAGGTCAAAACGTTTGAGGTTGAAAAGAAAATAACGTTCATGCTGATAGTGATAACTGTCGTGTCACTCGTCAGTTTTTTGCCGCATTTCGTGGTCAACCTTGCGTTGAAGGAAAGGATAATAAGCGCGAGAGATGAATTTACTGTTGAGGTTCAGTTCCTGCTGAGAATGTTCATGATGAACAACGCTATAAACCCATACGTCATGGCGATATGTAACAGACAGTTTCGACTTTTCATCAAAACCAGTATTCTGGGTTGTAAGGGAACACAAACGTTGGAGGTCAACTGA